AGTAGCCCAGTCAGCTACGTTGGCCAACCTGTTGCTTCAGACTTGTCTGTTTTGGTGTAATGAACATGTCATCCACGTTGAAGCACACACACCTTAATTGCCATAcacatttcatgtctttttggttttgaataGGTCCGTGACACCTAAATGAGGTCTGTTTGCGACATCTACTGGTTATTAAAAGGCACAGCACATAATGTAGAAGACTGGTTTGGGCTTGAATGTCtgctttgtgtgcaaagagGTTCCGAATATTTTctacacaaatttatttaaacagtaGTGAACAACCTATTAACACCTACTGTAAAACACTATCATTGCACTAcgaaattaatgaattaaatcaacacctttctggcacAGAACTGACAAGACTTAACATTATAgggggaggatttattgcagggctctTGTACAAggttctttttgattgtgaagggttttcttttttctggtaAGACTGTTTGACTAACTTTGCAAGAGTCAGACTGCACTGGATGTGCGAatgttgttgcatctttccagacataattgttaaaatcagtttgatgaaatcttatttgaaagcagttttatgaagtttgactaaaattctcattcttggtcttgactaaaactagacttaagtttttatattttctttgactaagactTTTGACTGTCCAGAGTTTTAATgaactaaaaactgaaaaactgaaaaaaaaaaaaaaaaaaaattaaaacaaaaaggggggagttgactaaatatgactaaaactaacatggaCTCTCTATATCAGGGATAAGACTAAGAATAAATCTACAAATAGCTGTAAAATGAACGCTAACACCAACACAGTAATAACTGTGTTGGTGTCAAACctaaaatacacagtatttacaCCGTTTACAGATAAGGAcctaaaaacactcaaaaccgCTCCGGAAACTCACTCCTtccactcagagagagagaaagagggtgagTGAGAGCAGGGCAAGGAGGGGCTGAGCGGATCAATTTGCTGCTCGGAGGTATGAgatgaaataagattttacccatttgaaaTAGTAAAGAAGTAGAAGATCAATATGTGGCAGTCAGTGTTGATATTGTGGCCGGAAGCCACCAATAAATCGATGTATACGAAACACTGGTAAGTTTACGACTTTTAATCTGTATGAATTCTTATGTGCTTTTTCAAGTCTGGTATCCGACCGAAACTTTTCCCACAGGTGTTGCAAGGGTACGGTTTCTCACCTGTGTGgatttttaaatgcacatttaatGATGATCTCTGACTGAATTTCTTCCCACAGGTGTTGCAGGAGTACGGCTTCTCACCTGTGTGAGTTCTCATGTGGACTTTCAAGACACTACTACATAAAAAATTCGTTCCACATATTTCGCATGAATATGGCTTCACACCTGTGTGGATTCTCATGTGCCACTTTAATAATGAGACTCTACAGAACCTTTTCCCACAGGTCTTGCAAAGGTACGGCTTCTCTTCTGTGTGGATACTCATGTGAAGTTTCAAGACACTGTTACGTCTGAAAGCTCTCCCACATATTTTACATGAATATGGCTTCTCACCTGTGTGGGTTCTCATGTGGACTAACAAGTCACTACTACATCTGAAACCTTTCCCACAGGTGTTGCACACATAGGGTCTCTCACCTGTGTGGGTTCTCATGTGGAGCAACAAGCCTGTACTAGTTCTGAAACCTTTCCCACACGTTTCGCAAGAATATGGCTTCTCACCTGTGTGGATTCTTAAATGATCATTCAATGTTGATGTCTGACTGAATCTTTTCCCACAGGTGTTGCAAACATATGGTTTCTCACCTGTGTGGGTTCTCAGATGTACGTTCAGTTGGGACTTATACTTAAACGTTTTGCCACAAGTGTCACATTTTAAAGACTTTGGACCTGTCTGAGTGTTACAGTGACTCTTTGTCTTGGGAGAGTTGAACACATTGTTGCCGTGACCTTTGTTATTGTGACgtctcttcttctgctgtggCTCTGCATTTGTAGTGGATCCTGGGTCCACATGCTTGCTTCCTTTCTGATCCTGGCTCTCAGCTACAGGAGAGTTGTGAGAGAGGAGCTGCCGGTCCCCGTTTGGTTCTGGTTCTCTGTGGCCACTTTCCTCACCAGTAGGAGTCAACATAAAGGCATCGGTCTCCTGCTTCAGTACaagctgctctccctcctgaCTGGTGCAGAgttcctcctgttcctctttaaTCTGCGGAGGCTCTGGGTCCTCTGGGTCCTCTGGGTCCAGACTGGAGTCCCTCTCCTGGTCACAGAGCTGCCGGTCAGCGagaacctcctcctccttacgGACATGTTGCCGTGGGAGCtctggagggacagagggacacAGGAAGTAGCATCAACACTGGGATTAAAAAGCGTCTGATCGTGTGTCGCTCTTGTTTTAGTGTCGTGTGTTGATTCTGAGTGGTTTATTGtcactgttggtttttggtGGCAGCTGCCGTTCTACCAGCTTGTGGCTCTTGGAAACGGTGGGTCCCTCATGTTCCACTGTCACATACTGGTTCTTGTTAATACAGGccactgctgctgatgatgatgatgatgatgatgatgatggtgtgtGCAACTCGTAAACAGCTCCTCACTCCCATGTCACTGTCCGTTACAGAACAAAGCTTCACCGATGCTGAACGTCGGGCTCGTCGGATTCTGTCCTCGGACCTTTCTCATGGTGTTTTATAGATATTTCAGACCAGTTTCGTGTTCGTCTCAGAATCCACCCACTGCATGAACATTCCCTGTTTTTAGCTTGAAATCATGTGACGCGGGCCGATCGGGTGTTGCCGCTTTTCGTTGTCCGGTAGCTTCCTCATATTTTGTCTGAGACACTTGGACccgtttctgttttcatctgggCCTCCTCCCACTACATGACAACCTACCTGCCGGTGGACGGCGTCATATCTGCCGGTGTAGTGACGGTGACCGTTTTCATGTAGACACAGCAGCGACACACCAGCAGTCAGCGGCTTCATACGCCAGTACAGGACCGACATGAACCACTAGGAAGCTGGTATGTGACGGTGGGACACGAGGGACACAAGCTGGTAGAACGGCAGCTGCCaccaaaaaccaacagtgaCAATAAACCACTCAGAATCAACACACGACACTAAAACAAGAGCGACACACGATCAGACGCTTTTTAATCCCGGTGAATAAAGTGATGGTACAAAACCGGATCTCTGAGTAAACGAGCCCCTGTGCCAGTGTGGACCGAGCCCGTCCCGGTTCTACAGACCTATCCTGTGTAGCTTTATCTCGGGTCTCCAGACGATATCCAGCAGCCTGCGCTGACGATCGATCTCTTCCTCGTACTCGACGATCGTTTTCTCAAAGACTCCGAATATTTCTTCGGCAGCAGCAGTGAGTCGCTCGTTGACAAACTCTCTCAGATACTGAACCGAAGACATTGTTGCTTCATTACCACCGAAATGTTTCTCTGCGATACGACGACACCCTCGTCCTCCGACGTCCGCAGAGCTAACGCTGCTAGCGCTCGCATTGTTTACTTCCGCCGGGTGTCGCACCCTCAAGTTCCGGCGGTGGAAGTGTTTTGTTCCGCTTTCAGTTATTGTCCGTATCGCTTCATTTCACAGGGAAATTTGATCCTTTTCTCGGAACTACCACTTTTAACTGACTCTTTTCGAGCTGTTTCGTAAACAATAATGTATTTAACAGAGGAACATGGGTCGAAGATCCTTTAGTAAGTTGCTGTCTGTGTTACCGAGGCCATGATGCGTAAATAGCCTTTTTTCAGCAGCTGGTTGAGCTGGagatgttttattaaaacaataaaaaaatgttattcagcAAAGCATCTATAGCTGTcaagtaaatgtagtggaatgcAAATTATATTTGCCTGTAAAATGTACTCAAGTATAAGTATATATACTCTATACTCAAATACTGATTGAATTGTTTCATTGAAATGTTCAATATTTCATATCTGTGTGTAATGTAGATGCAGTCTCGACCATCTGAGGACAATCACTGTTGTACTTAGGCagagtacttgagtaaatgtactcagttacattTCACCTCTGCTTGTTCTTATTGAGGCGCTTCCACCGATCCAACTACCAAACCGTATCATATCACACTTTAGCTTCACCTGCGGCAGGTGAGCTGCAGCATTAAACCACCTGTTGACTGTTGTAGCTGAACTCTGAAAAGAACTCTTCTTCCCTGTGACTACTTTCACTCTGGATGTCAGTCAGACTTACCTGCAGCCTTGATGAACAGAGCTTCCTCGTAGCTTTAGACGTCAGAGGGAATctggtatttttacattgtcacCTTTCAAAGCTTTATTGGTAGAATTCATACACGAGATCAGAAGATCGGCATTTCGTTGCCCATGGAC
This genomic stretch from Xiphias gladius isolate SHS-SW01 ecotype Sanya breed wild unplaced genomic scaffold, ASM1685928v1 HiC_scaffold_136, whole genome shotgun sequence harbors:
- the LOC120787280 gene encoding zinc finger protein 35-like isoform X2; this translates as MSSVQYLREFVNERLTAAAEEIFGVFEKTIVEYEEEIDRQRRLLDIVWRPEIKLHRIELPRQHVRREEEVLADLQLCNQERDSSLDPEDPEDPEPPQIKEEQEELCTSQEGEQLVLKQETDAFTLTPTGEESDHREPEPNGDQQLLSHNSPVAESQDQKGSKHVDPGSTTNAEPQQKKRRHNNKGHGNNVSHSPKTKSHCNTQTEFVNERLTAAAEEIFGVFEKTIVEYEEEIDRQRRLLDIVWRPEIKLHRIELPRQHVRKEEEVLADRQLCNQERDSSLDPEDPEPPQIKEEQEELCTSQEGEQLVLKQETDAFMLTPTGEESDHREPEPNGDQQLLSHNSPVAESQDQKGSKHVDPGSTTNAEPQQKKRRHNNKGHSNNVFNSPKTKSHCNTQTELPRQHVRKEEEVLADRQLCDQERDSSLDPEDPEDPEPPQIKEEQEELCTSQEGEQLVLKQETDAFMLTPTGEESGHREPEPNGDRQLLSHNSPVAESQDQKGSKHVDPGSTTNAEPQQKKRRHNNKGHGNNVFNSPKTKSHCNTQTGPKSLKCDTCGKTFKYKSQLNVHLRTHTGEKPYVCNTCGKRFSQTSTLNDHLRIHTGEKPYSCETCGKGFRTSTGLLLHMRTHTGERPYVCNTCGKGFRCSSDLLVHMRTHTGEKPYSCKICGRAFRRNSVLKLHMSIHTEEKPYLCKTCGKRFCRVSLLKWHMRIHTGVKPYSCEICGTNFLCSSVLKVHMRTHTGEKPYSCNTCGKKFSQRSSLNVHLKIHTGEKPYPCNTCGKSFGRIPDLKKHIRIHTD
- the LOC120787280 gene encoding zinc finger protein 286A-like isoform X1, which produces MSSVQYLREFVNERLTAAAEEIFGVFEKTIVEYEEEIDRQRRLLDIVWRPEIKLHRIELPRQHVRREEEVLADLQLCNQERDSSLDPEDPEDPEPPQIKEEQEELCTSQEGEQLVLKQETDAFTLTPTGEESDHREPEPNGDQQLLSHNSPVAESQDQKGSKHVDPGSTTNAEPQQKKRRHNNKGHGNNVSHSPKTKSHCNTQTEFVNERLTAAAEEIFGVFEKTIVEYEEEIDRQRRLLDIVWRPEIKLHRIELPRQHVRKEEEVLADRQLCNQERDSSLDPEDPEPPQIKEEQEELCTSQEGEQLVLKQETDAFMLTPTGEESDHREPEPNGDQQLLSHNSPVAESQDQKGSKHVDPGSTTNAEPQQKKRRHNNKGHSNNVFNSPKTKSHCNTQTEFVNERLTAAAEEIFGVFEKTIVEYEEEIDRQRRLLDIVWRPEIKLHRIELPRQHVRKEEEVLADRQLCDQERDSSLDPEDPEDPEPPQIKEEQEELCTSQEGEQLVLKQETDAFMLTPTGEESGHREPEPNGDRQLLSHNSPVAESQDQKGSKHVDPGSTTNAEPQQKKRRHNNKGHGNNVFNSPKTKSHCNTQTGPKSLKCDTCGKTFKYKSQLNVHLRTHTGEKPYVCNTCGKRFSQTSTLNDHLRIHTGEKPYSCETCGKGFRTSTGLLLHMRTHTGERPYVCNTCGKGFRCSSDLLVHMRTHTGEKPYSCKICGRAFRRNSVLKLHMSIHTEEKPYLCKTCGKRFCRVSLLKWHMRIHTGVKPYSCEICGTNFLCSSVLKVHMRTHTGEKPYSCNTCGKKFSQRSSLNVHLKIHTGEKPYPCNTCGKSFGRIPDLKKHIRIHTD